From Vitis vinifera cultivar Pinot Noir 40024 chromosome 14, ASM3070453v1, a single genomic window includes:
- the LOC100262881 gene encoding mini zinc finger protein 2 yields the protein MPASDSGSLEELENCSCFLGGCGEEGRVDLGSCRMRKRQVVLRRDEPSRSSANSSFTVRSVRYGECQKNHAAGVGGYAVDGCREFMASGEEGTSSALTCAACGCHRNFHLREVETELVCECSSPTSNGK from the coding sequence atGCCAGCTTCTGATTCTGGATCTCTGGAAGAATTGGAGAATTGCAGCTGTTTTCTTGGTGGGTGTGGAGAAGAAGGTAGAGTAGATTTGGGGTCTTGTAGGATGAGGAAGCGTCAAGTTGTGCTTAGGAGAGATGAGCCATCAAGAAGCTCAGCTAATTCATCTTTCACAGTGAGGAGTGTGAGGTATGGAGAGTGTCAGAAGAATCACGCTGCGGGTGTTGGAGGGTATGCTGTTGATGGGTGCAGAGAGTTCATGGCGAGCGGTGAAGAGGGAACCAGCAGTGCACTCACCTGCGCCGCCTGCGGCTGCCACCGGAACTTCCACCTCCGGGAAGTGGAAACCGAGTTAGTGTGCGAGTGTTCTTCCCCTACCTCAAATGGgaaatag
- the LOC100257755 gene encoding myb-related protein 306, which translates to MGRPPCCDKIGVKKGPWTPEEDIILVSYIQEHGPGNWRAVPTNTGLLRCSKSCRLRWTNYLRPGIKRGNFTDHEERMIIHLQALLGNRWAAIASYLPQRTDNDIKNYWNTHLKKKLKKLQTGSSSDGHSRDVSLASQSISRGQWERRLQTDIHMAKQALHEALSLEKPHSSSDQLNPTNGYQTCTRPGQASSYASSTENIARLLEGWMRNSPKQARASSATTQNSFINTAGTDSTSSEGTPSAANNEDIELTEAYEMLFGFDSLDSSNSEISQSKSPEASFFQEESKPDLSDQVPLSFLEKWLFEEGGAQGKEDLTDISLDESPDFF; encoded by the exons ATGGGAAGACCACCTTGCtgtgataaaatcggtgtgaagAAAGGACCATGGACACCTGAAGAAGATATCATACTAGTCTCTTATATCCAGGAACATGGTCCGGGGAATTGGAGGGCTGTTCCTACTAATACAG GATTGCTTAGATGCAGTAAGAGTTGCAGGCTTAGATGGACTAACTACCTCCGGCCTGGAATCAAAAGAGGTAACTTTACCGACCATGAGGAGAGGATGATCATTCACCTTCAAGCTCTTTTGGGCAACAG ATGGGCTGCCATAGCTTCTTATCTTCCTCAGAGAACAGACAATGACATCAAGAACTATTGGAATACCCATTTGAAGAAAAAGCTGAAAAAGCTTCAAACAGGCTCATCCTCAGATGGTCACTCTAGAGATGTGTCCCTAGCATCACAGTCAATCTCAAGAGGCCAGTGGGAGAGAAGGCTTCAAACTGATATCCACATGGCTAAGCAAGCTCTTCATGAGGCCTTGTCTCTGGAGAAGCCACACAGTTCCTCTGATCAATTGAACCCCACTAATGGCTATCAGACTTGCACAAGACCTGGTCAAGCATCTTCCTATGCATCCAGTACTGAGAACATTGCTCGGTTGCTAGAAGGGTGGATGAGAAATTCGCCCAAGCAAGCTAGAGCAAGCTCAGCTACCACTCAAAATTCATTCATCAACACTGCTGGGACCGATTCCACCTCTAGTGAAGGGACCCCAAGTGCAGCAAACAACGAAGACATTGAATTAACTGAAGCATATGAAATGCTCTTTGGATTCGACTCCTTGGACTCTTCCAATTCTGAAATTTCCCAATCTAAATCCCCTGAGGCAAGCTTTTTCCAGGAAGAAAGCAAGCCGGATCTCAGCGACCAAGTGCCATTGTCATTCCTTGAGAAGTGGCTATTTGAAGAAGGCGGTGCTCAAGGAAAAGAAGACCTTACTGATATCTCATTAGATGAAAGTCCTGATTTTTTCTGA
- the LOC100268097 gene encoding uncharacterized protein LOC100268097, with amino-acid sequence MGSVNQFLYQKMVLFAQSFWVSVSTYLLPLFSFIFRYFFRFQEDDKSGTKNLNLNWNGSENPPQEIKQTDLNCADPDKEAETEDGEEAELDAVKLEDSEVEEETPKSFLSFKFQAYEEFAKTLGGNGDPVSPETMSTNKHEFMHGKEVSSFMEEPEAVSFTVKELYTNSNDGSSQENDFSQQNSEAEAVHGEVSEISPKLDQLSENELPHVSEKEVQFLSPEDVLASDSKSEESTNWSPDLSQSVDSNSNEFLSDKDFEELDNLIDIGGQQIDLRELMKGVLGTEDDDFHQELQRLEESELNGSDALASGMLSEEDFHGERVNPEEEEHGGQAGGNKNNLDETEDSNRLETLWEHQELIEQLKMELRKVRATGLPTILEESESPKMMEDLKPWKIDDKKFQHEERMDELHKIYKLYSERMRKFDILNYQKMYAIGFLQSKDPLQSISGQKSSVPAFTSLLSQNFRRKKSETDPMVKFIKELHSDLEMVYVGQLCLSWEFLHWQYERALELWESDPRGIRRYNEVAGEFQQFQVLMQRFIENEPFQGPRVQNYVKNRCVLRNLLQVPVMREDSLKEQKRARRKGPDNDTITSDMLVEIMEESIRIFWRFVRADKLESKGRKGTHVELQNPEESQLFIEIRTSLQKKEKRLKEILRSGNCILKKFQKHREDDGDQVLYFFSQVDMRLVARVLSMSRITSEQLVWCRNKLNTINFVSRRIHVEPSFFLFPC; translated from the exons ATGGGTTCTGTTAATCAGTTTTTGTACCAGAAGATGGTTCTCTTCGCTCAATCTTTCTGGGTTTCTGTTTCTACCTACTTGcttcctctgttttctttcaTCTTCAGATACTTCTTCAG ATTTCAGGAAGATGATAAGTCTGGAacgaagaatttgaatttgaattggaATGGTTCGGAGAACCCTCCTCAAGAAATCAAACAAACTGATCTGAATTGCGCAGACCCAGACAAAGAGGCAGAAACAGAAGATGGAGAAGAAGCAGAGCTTGATGCTGTCAAACTTGAGGATTCGGAGGTTGAAGAAGAGACACCGAAGTCCTTTCTCAGTTTCAAGTTTCAAGCTTATGAAGAGTTCGCCAAAACCCTTGGAGGGAATGGCGATCCTGTTAGCCCTGAAACCATGAGCACCAACAAGCATGAGTTCATGCATGGGAAGGAAGTCAGCTCTTTCATGGAAGAGCCAGAGGCTGTGAGCTTCACTGTGAAAGAACTATATACAAATTCCAATGATGGGTCTTCACAGGAAAACGATTTCTCGCAACAGAACTCAGAAGCAGAGGCTGTTCATGGAGAAGTTTCAGAGATTTCTCCGAAACTAGATCAGCTTTCTGAAAACGAACTGCCTCATGTTTCTGAAAAGGAAGTTCAGTTTCTTTCTCCAGAGGACGTTTTGGCCTCAGATTCTAAGTCCGAGGAGTCTACTAATTGGAGCCCTGATTTGTCTCAATCAGTTGATTCGAATAGCAATGAATTTTTGTCTGATAAAGATTTTGAAGAGCTCGATAATTTGATAGACATAGGTGGGCAGCAAATAGATTTGAGGGAATTGATGAAGGGAGTTTTAGGCACAGAAGATGATGATTTCCATCAAGAACTTCAAAGACTGGAAGAATCTGAACTGAATGGTTCAGATGCCTTGGCCTCAGGAATGTTGTCTGAGGAAGATTTTCATGGAGAAAGGGTCAATCCTGAAGAGGAAGAACATGGTGGCCAGGCCGGTGGAAACAAGAATAATTTAGATGAGACTGAAGATTCAAACAGATTGGAAACACTGTGGGAACACCAAGAATTGATCGAGCAGCTGAAGATGGAACTGAGAAAGGTCAGAGCCACAGGCCTGCCCACAATCCTTGAAGAATCCGAGTCCCCAAAGATGATGGAAGACCTCAAGCCTTGGAAGATCGACGACAAGAAGTTCCAACACGAAGAGCGAATGGATGAGCTCCACAAGATATACAAGCTTTACAGTGAGAGGATGCGAAAATTCGACATCTTGAATTACCAGAAGATGTATGCAATAG GTTTTCTCCAGTCGAAGGACCCACTCCAATCCATTTCAGGCCAGAAATCTTCAGTTCCGGCATTCACGTCTCTTCTGTCCCAGAACTTTCGTCGCAAAAAGTCTGAAACCGACCCAATGGTGAAGTTCATTAAGGAGTTGCATAGTGATCTAGAGATGGTTTATGTGGGGCAGTTGTGTCTTTCATGGGAGTTCCTCCATTGGCAGTATGAGAGAGCCCTTGAGCTCTGGGAATCTGACCCTCGTGGGATTCGTAGATACAATGAAGTTGCAGGAGAATTCCAGCAGTTTCAAGTCCTGATGCAGAGATTCATAGAGAATGAACCATTTCAAGGGCCTAGGGTCCAAAACTATGTCAAAAATCGCTGCGTTCTTCGCAATCTTCTTCAAGTTCCTGTCATGAGAG AGGACAGCTTGAAGGAGCAAAAAAGGGCCAGAAGAAAGGGACCAGACAATGACACAATCACAAGCGATATGCTAGTTGAGATCATGGAAGAATCCATCCGAATCTTCTGGCGATTTGTCAGAGCCGATAAGCTCGAGTCCAAGGGGAGGAAGGGGACTCATGTGGAACTCCAAAACCCAGAAGAATCACAACTTTTCATAGAGATTCGAACAAGTCTTCAAAAG AAGGAGAAGAGGCTGAAAGAGATACTGAGGAGTGGGAACTGCATATTGAAGAAGTTCCAAAAGCATAGGGAGGATGATGGAGATCAAGTGCTTTACTTCTTCTCTCAAGTGGACATGAGGCTGGTGGCAAGGGTTCTAAGTATGTCTAGAATAACATCAGAGCAGCTAGTTTGGTGTAGGAATAAGCTGAACACTATTAATTTTGTAAGCAGAAGGATACATGTAGAGccctcatttttcctttttccatgtTGA